Proteins encoded in a region of the Nicotiana tomentosiformis chromosome 9, ASM39032v3, whole genome shotgun sequence genome:
- the LOC104119778 gene encoding ureidoglycolate hydrolase, translating to MALRFSLFICVFSLCFIGDFSAISAQRDDEDMTIKTMEEFSGYPIHEPIYPNSLSSLSVNSESLQKQIDELATFSDSPAPSVTRILYSEKDVLARRYIKNLMELSGLSVREDAVGNIFGRWNGYEPELAPVLTGSHIDAIPYSGKYDGVVGVLGAIEAINVLKRSGFKPKRSLEVIMFTSEEPTRFGISCLGSRLLAGSVQLAELLKKTVDGQNISFFEAAKFAGYGNAKGDLSEVFLKKGSYSAFVELHIEQGPILEKEGTSIGVVTAIAAPASIKVTFEGNGGHAGAALMPERNDAGLAAAELALAVEKHVLESGSIDTVGTVGILKLHPGAINSIPSMAHLEIDTRDIDESRRNLVIEKIHQSALAIAKKRKVILSEFEIVNQDPPALSDESITKATELACQELNLTHKKMISRAYHDSLFMARISPMGMIFIPCYKGYSHKPEEFSSVDDIANGVKVLALTLAKLSLS from the exons ATGGCTTTGAGATTCTCTCTTTTCATCTGCGTCTTTTCTCTATGCTTTATCGGTGATTTTTCAGCAATATCAGCTCAAAGAGATGATGAAGACATGACCATCAAAACAATGGAGGAATTTTCTGGGTACCCAATTCATGAACCAATCTATCCCAATTCCTTATCTTCACTCTCTGTCAACTCTGAAAGTCTACAGAAACAG ATAGATGAGCTAGCAACTTTCTCGGATTCGCCTGCGCCGTCGGTCACCAGGATCCTGTACAGTGAGAAGGATGTATTAGCAAGGAG GTATATTAAAAATTTGATGGAACTTTCTGGTCTCTCTGTCAGAGAGGATGCTGTTGGGAACATTTTTGGCCGGTG GAATGGCTATGAACCCGAGCTCGCCCCTGTTTTAACTGGTTCTCACATTGATGCTATACCATACTCCGGGAAGTATGATGGTGTGGTTGGTGTTTTGGGTGCAATAGAGGCCATTAATGTGCTAAAGCG GTCGGGTTTCAAGCCTAAGAGGTCATTGGAAGTGATTATGTTCACCTCAGAAGAGCCTACGAGGTTTGGGATCAGCTGTCTGGGAAG CCGTTTGCTAGCAGGAAGTGTACAACTCGCGGAACTTCTGAAGAAGACTGTTGACGGTCAGAATATTTCCTTTTTTGAAGCTGCCAAGTTTGCTGGTTATGGGAATGCTAAGGGCGATCTGTCTGAAGTCTTTCTCAAGAAAGGAAGCTATTCTGCTTTCGTAGAGTTGCACATAGAGCAAGGTCCCATTCTAGAAAAAGAAG GTACTTCCATTGGTGTTGTGACTGCAATTGCCGCTCCAGCAAGCATCAAAGTAACATTTGAAGGCAATGGAGGTCATGCTGGAGCTGCACTAATGCCAGAAAG AAACGATGCTGGACTGGCTGCTGCAGAGTTGGCTCTAGCTGTGGAGAAACATGTACTAGAATCAGGATCCATTGACACTGTTGGAACTGTTG GCATACTGAAGCTGCATCCTGGAGCAATCAACAGCATCCCGAGCATGGCACACCTTGAAATAG ATACGCGAGACATTGATGAAAGCCGTCGAAATCTTGTAATTGAGAAAATCCATCAGTCAGCTTTAGCCATTGCTAAGAAACGCAAAGTTATACTCTCAGAATTTGAAATAGTGAATCAAGATCCACCTGCCCTTTCAGATGAGTCAATCACTAAGGCGACAGAATTAGCATGTCAAGAGCTAAATTTGACTCACAAGAAAATGATTAGTCGAGCCTATCATGACTCCCTGTTTATGGCAAG AATATCCCCGATGGGCATGATATTCATTCCTTGTTACAAGG GATATAGCCATAAGCCTGAAGAGTTTTCATCCGTTGACGATATTGCTAACGGGGTAAAAGTTCTAGCATTAACTCTTGCCAAGTTATCTCTCTCATAA
- the LOC104119777 gene encoding uncharacterized protein has translation MLSGLKFVPREQVEKAKDESLDDSRKQRRKSGHKKERERKKKKKFRSTSSEDDDLEKIRARSKKKKWYASDDDLSSYSDGSGIESSSDYERKSSSRKTSKKRRSKDGKSKERSRRSSSESESEKRKRSKKDRQIRSEDDELEDNLLDNDTGGSKSRNDHELVRREIGLDWMLRPKDNVDKIPEPASNCSAEETPAEEVPKVNPRELNPYLKDGGGGYPDDSKGTNTGGSQLLSTAVIGDGGASWRLKALRRAQEQADREGRKLDEVAAERWGSLSQLAVSVASGKAAPTRAHLHAINDRRRGVMDDKEAVADKRNQTYAKKDTSSGHSKMRMPNSKDSLSWRKEKNQNISNADAGLIATAISSVNKFSNDGNFMREFMHEKSGDPSLARDSSNPRSGVSESKPDLPVYEKTSEDGTNIKPALTANQLAAKVMQLRMRGMHDEAEKLLKEAEEMKMKQTANDVSSRPPIHGSTSRYVMHDLSARQNKKMEDADMHLAQKIAQNKQYSTYGQADDEYDYDDGPRRKSRKKVGMENQKSLEVAHHARRVLTQQERCQFCFENPTRPKHLVVAIANFTYLSLPVWQPIVPGHCCILTMQHESATRSLDDNVWEEFRNFKKCLIMMFAKQEKDLIFLETVMGLARQKRHCLIECIPMPKEVAKQGPLYFKKAIDEAEDEWSQHNAKKLIDTSVKGLRSSIPKDFPYFHVEFGLNKGFVHVIDDETQFNSSFGLNVVRGMLKLPPEDMHQQRRKRESVETQRQAVASFIRDWQPFDWTKQLD, from the exons ATGCTTTCGGGATTGAAGTTCGTACCACGTGAGCAGGTAGAAAAG GcaaaggatgaaagcttggatgATTCTCGAAAACAGAGGAGGAAATCTGGTCATAAGAAGGAAAgggagagaaagaaaaagaaaaaatttcgTTCCACTAGTTCAGAAGATGACGACCTTGAAAAAATAAGAGCGAGgtcaaagaaaaagaaatggTATGCCTCAGATGACGATTTGTCCTCGTATTCAGATGGAAGTGGGATTGAGAGTTCTTCTGATTATGAGAGAAAGAGTAGTAGTAGGAAGACAAGTAAGAAGAGAAGAAGCAAGGATGGAAAAAGTAAAGAAAGAAGCAGAAGATCTTCATCTGAGTCTGAAAgtgaaaaaaggaaaagaagtaagAAAGATAGACAAATTCGGAGCGAGGATGATGAACTGGAAGATAACTTGCTTG ATAATGACACTGGTGGATCTAAGTCGCGTAATGATCATGAACTTGTGAGAAGAGAAATTGGGTTGGATTGGATGCTGCGGCCAAAAGACAATGTGGATAAGATTCCCGAACCAGCTTCTAACTGTTCAGCCGAGGAGACTCCAGCCGAAGAG GTGCCAAAAGTAAATCCCAGAGAACTGAACCCATATTTGAAGGATGGTGGAGGTGGTTATCCTGATGATTCAAAAGGAACAAATACTGGTGGTAGCCAACTTCTGTCTACTGCTGTTATTGGTGATGGAGGTGCAAGTTGGAGGCTCAAAGCCTTGAGACGAGCTCAAGAACAAGCAGATCGTGAAGGACGGAAGCTTGATGAG GTGGCAGCAGAACGCTGGGGCTCACTTAGTCAGCTTGCTGTTTCTGTGGCCTCTGGTAAAGCTGCACCTACCCGTGCTCATCTACATGCTATCAACGATAGGAGGCGAGGGGTAATGGATGACAAAGAAGCTGTTGCAGACAAAAGAAATCAGACTTATGCTAAAAAG GACACATCCTCTGGTCATTCTAAAATGCGAATGCCCAACTCTAAAGATTCTTTATCATGGCgcaaagagaaaaatcaaaatatATCCAATGCGGATGCGGGGCTTATTGCCACTGCAATTTCTAGTGTAAATAAATTTTCCAACGACGGAAATTTTATGCGTGAATTTATGCATGAAAAGAGTGGTGATCCCAGTCTTGCTCGTGATTCTTCAAATCCAAGGTCAGGAGTCTCggaatcaaaaccagatttaCCAGTATATGAGAAAACAAGTGAAGATGGAACAAATATCAAACCAGCCTTGACTGCAAATCAATTAGCTGCAAAAGTGATGCAGCTTCGCATGAGAGGGATGCATGATGAAGCAGAAAAACTTCTG AAAGAAGCAGAGGAGATGAAAATGAAACAAACTGCTAATGATGTGTCGAGCAGACCACCGATTCATGGGAGCACAAGCAG ATATGTGATGCATGACCTATCTGCTCGGCAAAATAAGAAAATGGAGGATGCTGATATGCATCTTGCTCAGAAGATAGCGCAAAACAAACAATATAGTACGTATGGTCAGGCAGATGATGAGTATGATTATGATGATGGGCCGAGGAGGAAGTCCCGGAAAAAAGTAGGAATGGAGAATCAGAAATCTCTTGAGGTAGCTCATCATGCAAGGCGCGTTTTGACTCAGCAAGAGAGATGCCAATTCTGCTTTGAGAATCCAACAAGACCAAAGCACTTGGTGGTTGCCATTGCAAATTTCACTTACTTATCACTGCCAGTTTGGCAGCCGATTGTCCCAGGTCATTGCTGCATCTTGACAATGCAG CATGAATCAGCTACAAGATCTTTGGATGATAATGTCTGGGAGGAGTTTAGGAATTTCAAGAAATGCCTCATAATGATGTTTGCAAAGCAGGAGAAGGATCTTATTTTTCTCGAGACTGTGATGGGTTTGGCCCGGCAAAAGCGGCATTGTTTGATCGAGTGCATTCCTATGCCCAAGGAAGTTGCGAAGCAGGGACCTCTGTACTTTAAGAAG GCGATTGATGAAGCAGAAGATGAATGGAGTCAACACAATGCTAAGAAGCTCATAGATACAAGTGTGAAAGGGTTGCGGTCCTCAATTCCTAAGGATTTTCCGTACTTCCACGTTGAATTTGGCTTAAACAAGGGGTTCGTTCATGTAATTGACGATGAGACACAGTTCAATAGCAGCTTTGGCCTCAATGTGGTAAGAGGAATGTTGAAGTTGCCACCTGAAGACATGCATCAGCAGCGTCGGAAGCGTGAATCAGTGGAGACACAGAGACAAGCTGTTGCTAGTTTTATTCGAGATTGGCAGCCTTTTGACTGGACTAAACAGCTCGACTGA